GGCCTCCGGCCCCGGACCCCGGCAACGCCCAGCCCGTGGCCAGCAGCGGTGAGGGCCCCTCGCCCACCTGGGCACGCCGCGAGCTGGCCCCGCTGCGCGGCTCGCGGCGCACACAGGCTGGACGACGGGACCCAGCAGACCGCCCGCACACCCCCCGCGCCCCTCACCTCGAGGTTGGCGGGTCGCCGCGCAGCCGGCGCGGGCGTGCACGGGCTCCCACCCGAACCTCCCGGGCCGGGGTGGGGTCGCGGCCGCCGCGGGCGGCGCACCCCACCCCAGGGCCTCCGGCCCCGGACCCCGGCGACGCACGCGGGGGCCGTCCGCGGCCGGGTCGACGTGGCGTCTCACCGGGGCCTGTCCATCGATCCGAGCCGGCTGATCGTTGTCGCGCCGCCGTGGGCGTCAAGGGCCGATCACCTGCCGTACGGGGTCGGGGACGGTGCTCCGCACCAAGGTCCAAGCCCTGGTCTGTCAGGCCCTTGACCCCCACAGCTCTGCGACATGGGCCTCCGGCTAACGAAGCGATGGCCGGGCCTACCGAGCACAGCGAACACCGCACCAGTGCCCGCCGCAGACACCAGGAGGACGACATGACCACCACCCCCAACCCCCACACCCCGCCGGCGACGCTGACCGTGTACTCCAAGCCGGGGTGCGTGCAGTGCCGGGCGACCACCCGCGCACTGGACAAGGCCGGGGTGTCCTACGCCGTGGTGGACCTCACGACCGACGACGACGCCCGGGCCTACGTGATGGCACTGGGTCACCGGCAGGCGCCGGTCGTCGTCACCGAGACCGGGGACCACTGGTCGGGGTACCGGCCCGACCAGATCACCGCCCACCTCCAGCGCCAGGCTGCGAGCAGGGCATGAGCACCGAGCCGGCCGTCTCCGAGGCCGACCTCGTCGACGAGCTCGCCCACCGTGCCCTGTGGTCGGCCGAGGACGCCGCGACCCTGCGCACCGCGGCGCCGTGGTGGCCGTTCGGAGGACGCGCCCTGCGGCCAGCCCTGGCAGCGCTGATCTGGGACCACGACCTCAACCGCCCGGGCGCCCCCGAGAACGGCGCGCAGCGCCTCGCGTCGGTCTGGGCGTGGATCCAGGACCGCGCGCTCGACGTCGACGCCGCACACACGGCGCACCAGAACTGGCTCCGGGACCAGCGATCGGGAGCGCGCAACGAGCCCGAGCCCGTCGACCCGTACCGCAGCGCGGCCGCGAGCTACCGAGCCGAGCGCGACTGCCTGCCCGACCCCGGGCTGCTGCGCCACGCCGCCACTGTCCTGGGCGTGGTCCCCGACCTGGGATTCCTCGACCCGCACAGCACCGCCACCACCCACGAGCTGCTCGAGCAGCTCACCAGCCTGCGCGCGGCGAACCTCGCCGCGGCACCTCGATGAAGGGAACGACCATGACCACCAGCACAGCGCCCGGCCCGTGGCCGGCTTGCCCCACCTGCGGCTCCACCCGCCGGCGTTGCCGGCGCCCGTCCGGGCACGACGCGCCCGAGTGGCACGCCGCGCGCCTGGCGCTCTGGGAGGCACTGGACGACGAGACCAAGGCGCGCCTCGAGCGGATCGTGGACCGCCCCATCGTGCGCGTGGAGCCCACCCCGGGCGAC
This region of Cellulomonas sp. C5510 genomic DNA includes:
- the nrdH gene encoding glutaredoxin-like protein NrdH, with product MTTTPNPHTPPATLTVYSKPGCVQCRATTRALDKAGVSYAVVDLTTDDDARAYVMALGHRQAPVVVTETGDHWSGYRPDQITAHLQRQAASRA